A section of the Plasmodium knowlesi strain H genome assembly, chromosome: 3 genome encodes:
- a CDS encoding DNA polymerase alpha catalytic subunit A, putative, which translates to MSNVFDKLKKQRSKECKATDFYEVKNKNDDIYEVVDEEGYIENKNSLKDFIVGGEKDFDSSDDVIVEDINYGLLRKKVAAAAEKEVKAKRNTPIDDFIREKKIQKIFSTGKLSKEEISKAKNIERLMDANSSSSGSESDHFNMKRKTRDSYERDRNNKKGCHIRQIIHSSSSSRHTHLNQFGGRSIVEAEGGGVISGGRNDHPVGVSQSSAFLHGKGKNGLNTSFHEKGTDEKIKTQVKGEFQEEGAEGIVAKDEDDEDEEDIQGRSKKRRLLTGEENLGDDILEEAKRKSVDFSTQNCKEEEEDEKGGNEKCVPLWGIKQESKSERKTNDQGSIVSTLEKNHPVETFLQMGEDYPSLTHKMKKESNGSILEGDEEQETSRLNAATGLKNKTDELVMNEETGFVNVYLFDICKHRNSIILFGKTITKSKLYRSVSIYIEDMYRCYFFLLSKNMIYKRDGVEIRFGDKSYNTCIMSDFLEEFQTVRKYHHIESIKCKIVKRRNLNISSNDEDMYAKVFYSYNCDPISEKFMNGRTYSSFYCCNEDIIENFIIKKNMKLPCWVKVKELKLNPTNNLTYCYFDCTTVNWKNIYPVEKRLEGKVSPGGGIFNGSNPAGWSNPIGGSNPAGGSNPIGGSNLISGSNPISGSNLIGGSNLIGGSNLIGGSNLIGGSNLIGGSNPAGVSNLIGGSNPAGVSNLIGGSNPAGVSNPIGGSNLISGSNPISGSNLISGGGALLPTTTQANTNPAEETQKKGDTNTGGGTGHLTDLDLNKVIIKVVSLLNEQNHHEVFSICSMVEGQGMKYINFCGISAKAGKKALLIYNKNNAKVFDSEKNLLESFLQKLKTIDTDIYIGYNILNFDLEFIIHRCNVHNLNADFLSRKKKLRKNDRMKVNKFNGTSSTGSMYNIIQHIKGRLIVDIYLLCKDLIKLTSYSMDEIIDSVRNKFQDRGRTPNSTNKTNSSSSATPPPNVFKDFSVNNINLLNCSNIHLYDAQEILENHLSMYIHSQLFSVQEIGNVCKVLQIIEKTRDLTKLSGYLWSRSLLCYTSERIEYFLLHEYNRKKFITPVIKKRVKTIENDQGKSKNAAKYSGGLVLDPLCGYYDTFVLYLDFNSLYPSIIIEYNVCFSTLKGKGAQTEVEATKQGEISNGVESPNRASATKGDDSIKELSDPADSIDVMDAEPGEAVAPNESMEIDDFDKSKPGILPSILKNLVEKRAFIKKLIANEKNKEKKELLLIQSLSIKLISNSIYGCLGNTNNRFYAKHMAAFITLKGRNLLQHTKSRVEREFNLKVIYGDTDSIMIDTGIKAQGVNNYKEAFRLAHVIKNTINKSYKKLELDLECIFSKLLLLKKKKYACAKVMDANMEKCEYEMKGINFIKRDFSKISKLIGNEVLKIIFSNKDGQGSGKVTDGMDVPVENDLSEQIHEYLRGVHQRIQADEFDLDFFVITKKLTKNVSEYQEKNSLGHVLVAERMMKDGYNISVNKEIQYCVCTSEDASKFFNKSGNEKLSNSLCCFSVSEIKKYNMKVDKDYYIRNQILSPIGRLCQYIEGTNAEKLASCFNIFDVREIKTDFQTEENYHESNVLSLLNQSEERFKDIHLKGYLICSFCAHNVKPAIFIKYFRCNNCLKYLSIEKIRNYIFSFIHHLFATFYKQLYVCSSCSVKTRRVLLNGAKDCPSPNCENPKGSLKPLVSKKYIYRMLEFFLFLLKDNLREIPESLVEEKVGTGTTQNQDGNTTVQKQDTHTTAQNQDRHTSANQPDGTTPYATDTFVYVCIDEKFKTHISTDQKPSKKNIKVEAYDDICNRKDLGVTITKGLQMKYPNTSNFLTYLNLKTSQFCINYNEERNTIRQSLNSLVRNNVYAQIYFDKVFSIFQQPLSSKIVEL; encoded by the exons ATGAGTAACGTGTTCGACAAGTTGAAGAAGCAGAGGTCGAAAGAATGCAAGGCGACAGATTTTTACGAG GTGAAAAACAAGAATGACGATATTTACGAAGTGGTAGACGAAGAAGGATATATTGAAAACAAAAACTCCCTAAAGGACTTCATCGTTGGAG GTGAGAAGGATTTTGACTCGAGCGATGATGTAATCGTGGAGGATATTAACTATGGCCTTCTTCGGAAGAAGG TGGCGGCGGCAGCCGAGAAGGAAGTTAAAGCTAAGAGGAACACACCCATAGACGACTTCAtccgggaaaaaaaaatccaaaagaTATTTTCCACAGGTAAATTAagcaaggaagaaatatccAAGGCGAAAAATATCGAACGGTTGATGGATGCCAACTCTTCTTCCAGTGGGAGTGAGTCGGACCACTTCaacatgaaaaggaagacaagAGATTCTTACGAAAGAGACcgaaataacaaaaaagggtGTCACATCAGACAGATCATCcatagtagtagtagtagtaggcATACCCATCTTAATCAATTCGGAGGGAGATCTATAGTAGAAGCCGAAGGGGGAGGAGTTATTTCAGGAGGGCGTAATGACCACCCGGTTGGGGTATCCCAAAGTAGTGCATTCCTAcatggaaagggaaaaaatggcttAAACACTTCTTTtcatgaaaaaggaacagatgaaaagataaaaacgCAAGTGAAGGGAGAGTTCCAAGAAGAAGGTGCTGAGGGAATCGTTGCAAAGGACgaggatgatgaagatgaggAAGATATACAGGGGAGAAGCAAAAAACGGAGACTGCTCACAGGGGAAGAAAACTTAGGAGATGATATTCTAGAAGAGGCTAAGCGGAAATCGGTGGATTTTTCAACGCAGAATTgcaaggaagaggaagaagacgaaaaagggggaaatgagAAATGTGTACCTTTGTGGGGTATCAAACAGGAGAGTAAATCagagagaaaaacaaatgatcAGGGTAGCATTGTATCGACACTTGAGAAGAACCACCCCGTAGAGACATTTCTACAAATGGGAGAAGATTATCCATCCCTAAcgcacaaaatgaagaaggaatcgAATGGAAGTATCTTGGAGGGGGACGAAGAACAGGAAACAAGTCGTCTAAATGCAGCAACCGGGTTGAAGAACAAAACGGATGAGCTAGTAATGAATGAAGAAACTGGATTTGTTAATGTATACCTCTTCGACATTTGTAAACACAGAAATAGTATTATCTTATTCGGGAAAACTATAACCAAGTCTAAGTTATACAGAAGCGTAAGCATATACATTGAAGATATGTACAGGTGCTACTTCTTCCTGTTGTCGAAAAACATGATTTACAAAAGAGATGGTGTCGAAATTAGGTTCGGAGACAAGAGTTACAATACATGTATTATGTCTGACTTTTTAGAGGAATTTCAAACGGTAAGGAAGTACCACCATATTGAGAGCATCAAGTGTAAAATCGTCAAACGGAGAAACTTGAATATAAGTTCGAATGATGAAGATATGTATGCCAAGGTTTTCTACAGCTACAACTGCGATCCCATCAGCGAGAAGTTCATGAATGGAAGGACCTACTCCTCTTTCTACTGTTGCAATGAAGACATCATCGAGAATTTTATCATTAAGAAGAACATGAAGCTCCCTTGTTGGGTGAAGGTTAAGGAACTGAAGCTGAACCCTACGAACAATTTGACCTACTGTTACTTCGACTGCACTACTGTGAACTGGAAGAATATATACCCGGTGGAGAAGCGGCTCGAGGGGAAGGTCTCCCCTGGGGGGGGCATCTTTAACGGTAGTAACCCTGCCGGTTGGAGTAACCCTATCGGTGGGAGTAACCCTGCCGGTGGAAGTAACCCTATCGGTGGGAGTAACCTTATCAGTGGGAGTAACCCTATCAGTGGGAGTAACCTTATCGGTGGGAGTAACCTTATCGGTGGGAGTAACCTTATCGGTGGGAGTAACCTTATCGGTGGGAGTAACCTTATCGGTGGGAGTAACCCTGCCGGTGTGAGTAACCTTATCGGTGGGAGTAACCCTGCCGGTGTGAGTAACCTTATCGGTGGGAGTAACCCTGCCGGTGTGAGTAACCCTATCGGTGGGAGTAACCTTATCAGTGGGAGTAACCCTATCAGTGGGAGTAATCTGATTAGCGGTGGAGGCGCTCTGCTACCCACGACAACGCAGGCAAATACGAACCCCGCGGAGGAAACGcagaaaaagggagacaCCAACACGGGGGGGGGGACAGGTCACCTGACCGATCTGGATCTGAACAAAGTTATCATCAAAGTGGTATCACTCCTAAACGAACAGAACCACCACGAGGTTTTCAGTATCTGTTCCATGGTGGAGGGACAAGGCATGAAATATATCAACTTCTGTGGAATATCTGCAaaggcaggaaaaaaagcgCTCCTCATATACAATAAGAACAACGCTAAAGTGTTCGACTCGGAGAAGAATCTACTCGAATCCTTTCTccaaaaattgaaaacaaTCGACACGGACATCTATATAGGTTACAATATTCTGAACTTCGACTTGGAGTTCATCATACATAGATGCAATGTCCACAATTTGAATGCAGATTTCCTCAgtaggaaaaagaaacttAGGAAGAACGACCGAATGAAAGTAAACAAGTTTAATGGAACAAGTAGCACGGGCTCCATGTATAATATTATTCAACATATTAAGGGTAGGCTCATCGTAGACATTTACTTGCTCTGTAAGGATTTGATTAAGCTAACCAGTTACAGTATGGATGAAATCATCGACAGTGTGAGGAATAAATTCCAGGACAGAGGTCGTACGCCCAACTCTACCAACAAAACtaattcctcctcttctgcTACTCCACCCCCAAATGTATTTAAGGATTTCTCCGTGAATAATATCAACTTACTAAACTGTAGCAACATTCATCTGTACGATGCTCAGGAAATTCTGGAAAATCACCTcagcatgtatatacatagtCAACTTTTCTCTGTACAAGAAATAGGAAATGTATGCAAGGTATTGCAAATTATTGAAAAGACTAGAGACCTTACCAAACTCAGTGGCTACCTCTGGTCCAGGAGTTTGCTATGCTACACCAGTGAGAGGATTGAATACTTTCTCCTCCATGAATATAATAGGAAGAAGTTCATTACCCCTGTGATTAAGAAGAGAGTTAAAACGATTGAAAACGATCaggggaaaagcaaaaatgcaGCAAAGTATTCTGGGGGGCTCGTGCTAGATCCATTATGTGGCTACTACGACACGTTCGTTCTTTATCTAGACTTCAATAGTCTCTACCCTTCCATTATCATCGAGTACAACGTGTGCTTTAGCACTTTGAAGGGGAAGGGTGCACAGACCGAGGTGGAGGCTACCAAACAGGGGGAAATTTCCAACGGGGTGGAATCCCCAAACAGAGCTAGCGCCACAAAGGGGGATGATTCCATTAAGGAGTTGAGCGACCCGGCCGACTCCATCGACGTGATGGATGCAGAACCGGGAGAAGCTGTTGCCCCAAACGAATCCATGGAAATTGACGATTTCGATAAAAGCAAGCCGGGTATCCTACCCTCCATCCTTAAGAACCTTGTGGAGAAGAGAGCCTTCATAAAAAAACTAATTgcaaatgagaagaacaaggaaaagaaggaactccTCCTAATCCAGTCCCTATCCATTAAGCTGATAAGTAATAGCATCTACGGGTGTTTGGGAAATACAAACAACCGTTTTTATGCTAAACACATGGCTGCATTTATTACACTGAAAGGAAGGAACCTACTCCAACACACCAAGTCCAGGGTGGAGAGGGAATTTAACTTGAAGGTAATTTATGGAGATACAGATTCCATTATGATAGACACAGGAATAAAAGCGCAAGGAGTTAACAATTACAAGGAAGCCTTTAGATTAGCCCATGTCATTAAAAATACCATAAATAAGAGTTACAAAAAACTTGAACTGGATCTTGAATGCATATTTAGTAAGCTCCtcctccttaaaaaaaagaaatatgccTGTGCAAAGGTTATGGATGCCAATATGGAAAAGTGCGAATATGAAATGAAGggaattaattttattaaaagagACTTTAGTAAAATTTCAAAACTTATTGGAAATGAGGTCTTGAAGATAATTTTCAGTAACAAGGATGGGCAAGGTTCTGGAAAGGTCACTGACGGAATGGATGTTCCTGTGGAAAACGACCTCTCCGAGCAGATTCACGAGTACCTACGGGGCGTACATCAGCGGATCCAGGCGGACGA GTTCGACCTGGACTTCTTCGTGATCACCAAGAAATTGACGAAGAACGTGAGCGAGTACCAGGAGAAGAACTCCCTGGGACATGTCTTGGTGGCGGAGCGAATGATGAAGGACGGATACAACATCAGCGTGAATAAGGAGATCCAATATTGTGTGTGCACGAGCGAGGATGcatccaaattttttaacaagtCGGGAAACGAAAAGCTGAGCAACTCCCTCTGTTGTTTCAGTGTAagcgaaataaagaaatataatatgAAGGTAGACAAGGATTACTATATTAGGAATCAGATACTCTCCCCTATCGGTCGACTGTGTCAATATATAGAAGGAACGAATGCAGAAAAGTTGGCCTCCTGTTTTAACATCTTCGATgtaagggaaataaaaacggACTTCCAGACGGAGGAAAATTATCACGAGTCAAATGTTTTGTCCTTACTAAACCAGTCAGAAGAGAGGTTCAAGGATATTCACTTGAAGGGCTACCTCATTTGCTCTTTCTGTGCACATAACGTTAAACCGGCCATCTTCATAAAATACTTCCGGTGCAATAATTGCCTTAAATATTTGTCCATCGAAAAAATAcggaattatattttttcctttatccaTCATTTATTTGCTACCTTCTACAAACAACTCTACGTGTGCAGTAGCTGTTCTGTCAAGACGAGGCGTGTACTTCTTAATGGGGCGAAGGATTGCCCAAGCCCCAACTGCGAAAACCCCAAGGGCTCCCTCAAGCCCCTCGTTTCCAAAAAATACATCTACCGCATGctcgaattttttctctttttgctAAAAGACAACTTGAGGGAAATTCCGGAGAGCCTTGTCGAGGAGAAGGTTGGCACTGGCACTACGCAAAACCAGGACGGAAACACCACAGTACAAAAGCAAGACACACACACCACTGCACAAAACCAGGACAGACATACCTCTGCGAACCAACCCGATGGAACAACCCCATACGCAACCGACACCTTCGTCTACGTCTGCATCGATGAGAAGTTCAAAACGCACATCTCTACCGACCAAAAACCaagcaagaaaaatatcaagGTGGAGGCATACGACGACATATGCAACAGGAAGGATCTCGGGGTCACCATAACGAAGGGGCTACAAATGAAGTACCCAAACACCTCCAACTTTCTCACCTACTTAAATTTGAAGACAAGTCAGTTCTGCATTAATTACAACGAGGAGAGGAACACCATTCGCCAGTCCTTGAACAGCCTTGTGCGCAACAATGTGTACGCACAAATTTACTTCGACAAGGTTTTCTCCATCTTCCAACAGCCCCTCAGCTCCAAGATTGTAGAGTTATAA
- a CDS encoding LITAF-like zinc finger protein, putative translates to MINFSGNGRTGLSEMNVLQNEMQEINVKESGPNNDYDDNTYNDASTCHDSNMVSNENGCFKGEFTPIRNEQINSFSEATGITEEETEEKPSGYDDEQVKEVLNCAYCNKHVHAVVKTYTPTFVYILIIILFLLLSFFTIFLLPLLYLTFKQKKYTCPYCEKNLKKSSEKLIQVKRENQILTFQFPKCAIIISAKYLALFLSLIFLIFFFYIIRISSNFNLDNLSKGPYITASWVDYLEDCGHKSQLRNKFNSIHNFKNKYDGYTIIWTGHFYQIKEGFFNSNSLFIRMNPSEYRYDKPDIRALFTDSLISQVENLQKNDLIQFECTLIQISKNRNPHLCILWNVTLMEKYEPTNFNVVDFVKHMSIMDMINSSSNANPFFMNLTSNNGEVKRSIKIVHLAPGELDAGLNGGLNGGLSDSFPSDHLGDDLSEVDLFNTSNMLHTNDEYVFNLREHQMNHLTPGLESGSNFSFTHDVSSGGKFSLRDFVDRMGSRKSGVDFPDDDESDEEVEEEVEEEDYEDEADGDNDYNIDDMQALNNAYGNHAGGNSSPFNDVQFRADGKEKGASTSSFHKFKYGDDGEGFSNEERATEYEQEVHEEGASKGGTTNGEVPNDKEGNDGLTNSEARKNETTNKGDDEKITEKDPNVYTSRDHPPRE, encoded by the coding sequence ATGATAAACTTCAGCGGAAACGGAAGGACCGGGCTGAGCGAAATGAATGTCCTGCAAAACGAAATGCAGGAGATAAACGTAAAGGAAAGTGGCCCGAATAACGATTACGACGATAACACATACAATGACGCGAGTACGTGCCACGACAGTAACATGGTGAGCAACGAGAATGGATGCTTCAAGGGAGAATTTACACCAATTAGAAACGAACAGATCAATTCATTTAGCGAGGCAACAGGTATAACCGAGGAAGAAACAGAGGAAAAGCCAAGCGGGTACGATGACGAGCAAGTTAAAGAAGTGCTCAATTGTGCTTATTGCAACAAGCATGTACACGCAGTGGTCAAGACATACACCCCCACCTTTGTCTACATACTCATAATAATCTTGTTTCTACTATTATCTTTCTTCACGATATTTTTGCTACCTCTGTTGTACTTAACgtttaagcaaaaaaaatacacctgCCCCTATTGCgaaaagaatttaaaaaagtcgagtgaaaaattaattcaagtgaaaagggaaaatcaaATTTTAACATTCCAGTTCCCGAAATGTGCAATAATAATATCGGCAAAATATTTGGCTCTATTTCTCtctctaatttttttaattttttttttttacatcatAAGAATTTCAAGCAATTTCAATTTAGACAATCTATCTAAGGGTCCTTACATAACGGCTAGCTGGGTCGACTACCTCGAAGATTGCGGACACAAATCCCAACTGAGAAATAAATTCAATAGTATTCACAActtcaagaacaaatatgATGGCTACACAATTATATGGACGGGACACTTTTATCAAATAAAGGAAGGTTTCTTTAATAGCAATTCTCTCTTCATTCGAATGAACCCTTCGGAGTATCGTTACGACAAGCCTGACATCAGGGCCCTTTTCACCGACTCCCTAATATCACAGGttgaaaatttacaaaaaaatgatttgATTCAATTTGAATGCACTCTTATCCAGATTAGTAAAAATAGGAACCCTCATCTCTGCATCTTGTGGAATGTTACTCTGATGGAGAAATACGAACCGACCAACTTCAATGTGGTGGACTTTGTAAAACATATGTCCATTATGGATATGATTAACAGTAGCTCTAATGCGAATCCATTTTTCATGAACCTCACAAGTAACAATGGCGAGGTGAAGAGGTCGATCAAGATTGTGCACCTCGCGCCGGGCGAATTGGACGCAGGGCTGAACGGAGGGCTGAACGGAGGGCTAAGCGATTCCTTCCCAAGCGATCACCTCGGGGACGATCTCTCCGAGGTGGACTTGTTCAATACATCCAACATGCTCCATACGAATGATGAGTATGTATTCAATTTGAGGGAACACCAGATGAACCATCTGACCCCGGGCTTGGAGAGCGgttccaatttttcctttacccatGATGTGAGTTCAGGTGGAAAATTTAGTCTTCGTGATTTTGTGGATCGCATGGGAAGTAGGAAATCGGGGGTAGACTTCCCAGATGATGATGAATCAGATGAAGAAGTGgaggaggaagtggaagaggaagattaTGAAGACGAGGCTGATGGTGATAATGATTACAACATAGACGACATGCAAGCTCTGAATAATGCTTATGGTAACCACGCGGGTGGAAATTCCAGTCCGTTTAATGATGTACAATTCCGTGCGgatgggaaagaaaagggagcATCGACCTCATCTTTCCACAAGTTTAAGTATGGAGACGACGGGGAAGGGTTCTCCAACGAGGAGCGCGCAACCGAGTATGAACAGGAGGTGCACGAGGAGGGGGCGTCCAAGGGAGGAACAACTAACGGTGAAGTTCCTAACGATAAAGAGGGGAATGATGGATTGACTAACAGTGAAGCTCGTAAGAATGAAACAACCAACAAAGGGGACGATGAGAAAATCACGGAGAAAGATCCCAATGTGTATACCTCCAGGGATCACCCTCCTCGCGAATGA
- a CDS encoding 30S ribosomal protein S12, mitochondrial, putative produces MRVPGVNVPSAVRLISGLKTWVNSLSTISRSPSLITTPFGLAPRATYSPIGFGPRGESRTDVEKLRAGISHHSCASTRTNVNVMEGTEITKAHTKKASLFYPHGIVRMNFPMGSKKFSTKNIRGRLFYKRRPKQIPKLKKKNWRSKWLEGAPQKRGICLKVRVQTPKKPNSGLKKIARVRLSTGRIVSVYIPGIGHNLNTHNIILVRGGRCKDIPGCNYKAIRGVYDLLPVKNRFRGRSKYGVKLSEEKKKHLLERYNFKHIYIKKDVDEFNKYKWFNYVDGQKNLRQKPLEDEEPVPINIFHFNTYYRNRKFKQSQEQ; encoded by the coding sequence ATGCGAGTTCCCGGAGTAAACGTTCCCTCGGCTGTGAGGCTCATCTCAGGCTTGAAGACCTGGGTAAATAGCCTCTCCACCATTTCGAGGTCTCCCTCCTTAATTACCACTCCCTTTGGATTAGCACCCCGCGCCACGTACTCACCAATTGGGTTTGGTCCCCGCGGGGAAAGCAGAACCGATGTGGAGAAACTCCGTGCAGGGATATCCCACCACAGCTGCGCCTCCACAAGAACAAATGTTAATGTGATGGAAGGAACTGAAATTACCAAGGCTCACACGAAGAAGGCTTCACTCTTTTACCCGCATGGAATTGTCCGTATGAACTTCCCCATGGGTTCCAAAAAATTTagcacaaaaaatattagGGGCAGGTTATTTTACAAAAGGAGGCCTAAGCAAATAccaaagttgaaaaaaaaaaattggagatcCAAGTGGTTAGAAGGAGCTCCACAAAAAAGAGGTATCTGTTTGAAGGTTCGAGTTCAGACTCCTAAAAAGCCAAATTCaggattgaaaaaaatagctagagTGAGATTATCCACCGGAAGAATTGTCTCTGTGTACATTCCAGGAATAGGCCATAATTTAAATACACACAATATTATTCTTGTACGAGGTGGTAGATGCAAGGACATCCCTGGATGCAATTACAAAGCTATCAGAGGGGTGTACGATTTACTTCCCGTTAAAAATAGATTCAGGGGAAGGAGTAAGTATGGTGTAAAACTTtcggaagagaaaaaaaagcacctACTTGAAAGGTACAACTTTAAGCACATATACATTAAGAAGGATGTGGACGAATTTAACAAGTATAAATGGTTCAATTACGTCGATGGACAGAAGAATCTCAGGCAGAAGCCTCTAGAGGATGAAGAACCCGTCCCAATTAACATCTTCCATTTTAACACGTACTATCGGAACCGCAAGTTTAAGCAGTCCCAGGAGCAGTGA
- a CDS encoding phosphopantothenate--cysteine ligase, putative, translating into MECLAEHPEFFVAELRPKDLNDVLKKIQNELLQEGASQIILITSGGTKVPLEKVSIRHVENFSTGKRGAHMCEYFLKKNRKVIFLHRKGTFMPFECHLKCATRMDNIRIMDGLVTLNLSQQEKQAVINDAKSYEQFRQNLLCISFESIFEYGFYLTAICNLLNEDWRSRNIDHTTTDVKINAVSPPPHLIILCAAVSDFYIPFAELSDNKINSEANTAPSLRMQLAPKFYKLTRKYFPLLNFCMFKLEDDEQALVNKSNERIRFADILVANLLDQRYNSVFIFTGEDNFFKLTTSNESERIEDAICSYLCKYFGIPIRDP; encoded by the coding sequence ATGGAGTGCCTTGCGGAACACCCAGAATTCTTCGTCGCCGAGTTAAGGCCAAAGGATTTAAACGATGTTTTGAAGAAGATACAAAATGAACTCCTTCAAGAGGGAGCAAGTCAGATCATTCTAATCACCTCCGGGGGAACGAAGGTTCCATTGGAGAAAGTGTCCATCAGACACGTAGAAAACTTCTCCACCGGAAAAAGAGGAGCACATATGTGTGAATATTTTCtaaagaaaaacagaaaagtaATTTTTCTACACCGAAAGGGTACCTTCATGCCATTCGAATGTCACTTAAAATGTGCTACTCGGATGGACAATATTCGTATTATGGATGGACTTGTCACGCTAAACTTATCACAACAGGAAAAACAAGCTGTGATAAATGATGCAAAATcgtatgaacagttcaggcAAAATCTTCTTTGTATTTCATTTGAGTCCATTTTTGAATATGGATTTTACTTGACGGCCATTTGTAATTTGCTAAATGAGGACTGGAGGTCTAGGAACATCGATCATACCACTACGGATGTGAAGATCAATGCagtttccccccctccacaTCTCATCATCTTATGTGCAGCGGTAAGCGATTTCTACATACCCTTTGCAGAGTTAAGTgacaacaaaataaacagTGAGGCGAATACAGCTCCCTCCCTTCGAATGCAGCTAGCCCCCAAATTTTACAAGCTTACAAGGAAGTACTTCCCCTTACTTAACTTTTGTATGTTCAAACTGGAAGACGATGAGCAGGCACTAGTGAACAAGTCAAACGAGAGAATTCGTTTTGCGGATATATTAGTTGCCAACCTGTTGGATCAGCGTTATAACTCTGTTTTTATCTTCACAGGAGAAGACAACTTCTTCAAACTTACTACCTCGAATGAATCGGAACGGATTGAAGATGCCATATGTTCCTACCTTTGTAAGTACTTTGGCATTCCAATCAGAGACCCGTAG